The Parus major isolate Abel chromosome Z, Parus_major1.1, whole genome shotgun sequence genome has a window encoding:
- the LOC107198483 gene encoding uncharacterized protein LOC107198483 isoform X1, which yields MRTALAFLYRCAQAGKHKSGSTGPRPRARPQSPCPAARALPSLHFRARPTGGAAAPGGQRGCRDSAAPAGGAVPRARGGRGDGGSAPPGRAGREALLHEPWGSRARCPAGQKGASPGSRAPEQVGVGLSFSEDHVCIDCLQDFIQKFARLQIFLLGKFRCEIRWNFRWDELPLPMEKGHGDHWEMKGKKISNYFDLSHGCIQ from the exons ATGAGAACAGCACTAGCATTTCTTTACAGGTGTGCACAGGCAGGCAAACACAAGAGTGGCTCTACAGGGCCCAGGCCCAGAGCCAGGCCCCAGAGCCCCTGCCCGGCCGCCCGCGCGCTCCCCTCGCTGCACTTCCGGGCACGGCCGACAGGGGGCGCTGCTGCTCCCGGCGGGCAGCGCGGCTGCAGGGATTCCGCCgcgccggcagggggcgctgtgccGCGGGCGCGGGGAGGACGCGGTGATGGCGGCTCGGCCCCGCCgggaagggctggcagggaggctTTGCTGCACGAACCCTGGGGCAGCCGGGCCCGCTGCCCGGCAGGACAGAAAGGGGCGAGCCCAGGATCCCGGGCACCCGAGCAGGTGGGCGTTGGTCTCTCTTTCAGTGAG gaTCATGTCTGCATAGACTGTCTTCAAGATTTTATCCAAAAATTTGCAAGactgcagatttttcttctaGGAAAGTTCAG GTGTGAAATACGCTGGAATTTCCGATGGGATGAACTTCCTCTTCCAATGGAGAAGGGCCATGGTGACCATtgggaaatgaaaggaaagaaaatttctaaCTATTTTGATCTGTCTCATGGGTGTATTCAGTAa
- the LOC107198483 gene encoding ribosomal large subunit pseudouridine synthase B-like isoform X2, with translation MRTALAFLYRCAQAGKHKSGSTGPRPRARPQSPCPAARALPSLHFRARPTGGAAAPGGQRGCRDSAAPAGGAVPRARGGRGDGGSAPPGRAGREALLHEPWGSRARCPAGQKGASPGSRAPEQVGVGLSFSEDHVCIDCLQDFIQKFARLQIFLLGKFSCV, from the exons ATGAGAACAGCACTAGCATTTCTTTACAGGTGTGCACAGGCAGGCAAACACAAGAGTGGCTCTACAGGGCCCAGGCCCAGAGCCAGGCCCCAGAGCCCCTGCCCGGCCGCCCGCGCGCTCCCCTCGCTGCACTTCCGGGCACGGCCGACAGGGGGCGCTGCTGCTCCCGGCGGGCAGCGCGGCTGCAGGGATTCCGCCgcgccggcagggggcgctgtgccGCGGGCGCGGGGAGGACGCGGTGATGGCGGCTCGGCCCCGCCgggaagggctggcagggaggctTTGCTGCACGAACCCTGGGGCAGCCGGGCCCGCTGCCCGGCAGGACAGAAAGGGGCGAGCCCAGGATCCCGGGCACCCGAGCAGGTGGGCGTTGGTCTCTCTTTCAGTGAG gaTCATGTCTGCATAGACTGTCTTCAAGATTTTATCCAAAAATTTGCAAGactgcagatttttcttctaGGAAAGTTCAG CTGTGTCTGA